TCGCCGGGTACGCGCCGCCAACCGTGTCAATCAGGTACGGTCCCTGCCATGTGCGACACTCATCGCGGCTGATGTACATGGAGGTCTGCGGGAGGCGCTGGGTCATCACAATCGCGCCGGTGCTCAGGCGGTAGAGGTGAGGCGCGTGGCCTTTGAAACCGATGTCATACGCCGGGCTCCAGGTCAGCCCCATATCGGTGCTGGTGGCATAGTGCATGTTCACTGAACTGCTGCGCAGGGCCGCCCAGAGGATGCCGTCGCGGCAGAGAATGACGTCGGTCTCGGCGTCGAGGTTGAGCTTCTTCTCGCGACCGATGGGAACCGGCTCCGACCAGGTCTTTCCGCCGTCGGTTGATCGTGTCACGCCACCGTAGCTGTACCCGTCTTCGCCACGATACGTGCCCAGCAGCAGTGTGCCGTCGGGCATCTCGCGCACCGGCGCGGAGCAGACCCAGGGCTCAGGCGCGAATTGCACGGGGGTGGTGTCCCACGTCTTCCCGCCGTCGCTCGAGAAGACCGCTTCGGCGCCCCAGTGCCTGTACCCTCCCCCCTCTTTGGGCATGAGCGAGAAGAAAGTGCAGACCAGTCGGCCGTCCCTCAGCTGGGCGATGTGGGGGTCGCGGTTGTCCCGGTCGTCGTCGAAGAGGATCTCCGGCGCGGTCCAGGTGCGACCTTCGTCGCTGGAACGCACGGTGCAGATGCGCCCACCCTTCGGCCAGTTATCGGTGGGGATGGACACGTGCCCGTATCCCGCATAGAAGACGGCGATGATGTCACCATTCAGCATACGGCAGGCGTCCGGAAACGCCTGGTATGAACCGGCGGCTTCACCCCGTGAGATGATCTTGTGCGGCGGGGTCTCGTCCTTCAAAGTCTCCGGCATTTCGGCGGCCACTCCTTCGATCTTCAGATTGCGGAACTCGGCGCTTCCCTGACTGGTGCCCAGGCCAACGTACCCGGCCTTGATATTCGGGTCGGTCGCTTGCAGCACCTGCTGGTCGTTTACGGAAGCGGTGATGGTCTCACCGATGCAATCCACCTTGACGCGGAACCAGTCGCCGTCGGGCAGGTTGCAGGCCGCTCGCGCTATCTCGCCCCAGGTATTGCCCGGTGTGGAGCGCACCAGAATCGCGTTGTTGCTGCGCGTGTCCAGATGCAGCCAGTAGTACGACATGGTCCCGGATGCGCGGAACAGAACGGCCGCTGCGCGTACTCCGGGGCCTTCGACCTTCACGCTGGCTTCGAATGTGATCGTCAGGTCGCTGAATGCGCCGGTGGTGAGGATGGCCTTCGTGCCGCCGTCGGTGGAGGTCTGCGCCAGCGTACCATCTCCCATCGTCCAGTTGCCCCCAATAAACCTCCACTGCGTCTCATTCCCGGGAGCGAAGACAGGTTCCAGCACCGTCTGCGCCGCGCCAATATCGCAAGTCACCACAATGGCGGCGAACCAAGGCAGCAATGTGCGCAACATGCAACCTTCCCCTTTCAGTAAAGCCGGACTTCGTCGATTTCCACGCGATCGGCGCCGTTTGTGGCAAGCACCGTGATCGTAACTTCCGCCACCGGCGAGGTGAGACCTTCCGGTGCCCGGTGAAGGGTGAGACGCTGGTAGTTTACTGGGACGTCAGCCCACAAATGGTGCGAACCATCTTGCAGCACCACTTCGATGCGGTAATCCTGGGCGCATTCGGATGCGCGGTGAAAGCCGGGCATGTTGAAGTAGGAGCGGTGGAAATTGAGGTCCCAGAGGATCTGAACGGTTTGCAGGGGGTGCGGTGCGGCGAGAACCAGCCGCAACCACTGTGGCGCTGGACCGGCATGACGCCGGGAGGGGCAAGCGGCAGTTCGAGACGCGCCACCAGCAGGGAGCCGACGAGAATGCCGATGCCGGCGCCGGCGAGCACATCCGCCGGGAAGTGACGTGCGAGTGCGACCCGTGACACAGCGACAAGAATGCCCCAGGACCAGAAGAAAGCCGCATAGCGGGGATAGAGAGCCACGCAGAAGGCGGCCACGAGGAAGGCGTTCGCGGTATCCCCGGAGGGGAACGAGTGCCAGTCTCCGGCGTCGGACAGCGGGGAAAAAACGAGGGCGAACTGCTCCGTATCCGGACGCGCCCTGCCCACCAGGTGCTTGACGGTCTCCACGACCAGCGTCGTGATCACCCCGCCGATCACGGAGAAGTATGCCACGCGCCACCGGCGGAGGCGAGAGCAGGCCAGAATCGATCCCAGGAGAACCAGATTAGCGGCAGCGCGTCCGGATCGGCTCAGGAATAAGAAGACCCCATCCGGAACGATACTGTCAGCCGAACTGGAGAACCAACGTGCCAGCGTGGCATCCAGAGGGATCAGGAGCATGGCCAACAGAAGCAGGAAAGCGCAACTGGGGACGCCCGGAGCCGTCAGGACCGAAACTGCGGAGACTACGAGGCGGCGCGCGAGGCGATGCTGAATGGTAGCCTGGAGGGCATCGTGCATGGGTGCCGGCATCACTCCTCTTGTTGTTGTGTTGTCATCGTTACACTGG
This region of Armatimonadota bacterium genomic DNA includes:
- a CDS encoding phosphatase PAP2 family protein: MHDALQATIQHRLARRLVVSAVSVLTAPGVPSCAFLLLLAMLLIPLDATLARWFSSSADSIVPDGVFLFLSRSGRAAANLVLLGSILACSRLRRWRVAYFSVIGGVITTLVVETVKHLVGRARPDTEQFALVFSPLSDAGDWHSFPSGDTANAFLVAAFCVALYPRYAAFFWSWGILVAVSRVALARHFPADVLAGAGIGILVGSLLVARLELPLAPPGVMPVQRHSGCGWFSPHRTPCKPFRSSGTSISTAPTSTCPAFTAHPNAPRITASKWCCKMVRTICGLTSQ
- a CDS encoding exo-alpha-sialidase, with amino-acid sequence MLRTLLPWFAAIVVTCDIGAAQTVLEPVFAPGNETQWRFIGGNWTMGDGTLAQTSTDGGTKAILTTGAFSDLTITFEASVKVEGPGVRAAAVLFRASGTMSYYWLHLDTRSNNAILVRSTPGNTWGEIARAACNLPDGDWFRVKVDCIGETITASVNDQQVLQATDPNIKAGYVGLGTSQGSAEFRNLKIEGVAAEMPETLKDETPPHKIISRGEAAGSYQAFPDACRMLNGDIIAVFYAGYGHVSIPTDNWPKGGRICTVRSSDEGRTWTAPEILFDDDRDNRDPHIAQLRDGRLVCTFFSLMPKEGGGYRHWGAEAVFSSDGGKTWDTTPVQFAPEPWVCSAPVREMPDGTLLLGTYRGEDGYSYGGVTRSTDGGKTWSEPVPIGREKKLNLDAETDVILCRDGILWAALRSSSVNMHYATSTDMGLTWSPAYDIGFKGHAPHLYRLSTGAIVMTQRLPQTSMYISRDECRTWQGPYLIDTVGGAYPATVELKDGTILVIYYEEGAGSAVRVKRFRVKADGLETLGWD